The following coding sequences lie in one Rutidosis leptorrhynchoides isolate AG116_Rl617_1_P2 chromosome 4, CSIRO_AGI_Rlap_v1, whole genome shotgun sequence genomic window:
- the LOC139840468 gene encoding toll/interleukin-1 receptor-like protein, with product MASSSSYSHSASSTFYHVFLSFRGGDVRKTFVDHLYSALTDRPINVYKDDKALPRGETIGPALFEAIEHSKIAVVVFSKNYADSSWCLDELSHIMRCRDENGLIVMPIFYDVEPSDVRKQKRKF from the coding sequence ATGGCTTCTTCATCTTCATATTCTCACTCTGCTTCTTCTACCTTTTATCATGTATTTCTAAGTTTTCGAGGAGGCGATGTCCGCAAAACTTTTGTAGATCATCTCTACTCGGCTCTTACAGATCGACCAATCAACGTTTACAAGGACGATAAAGCACTTCCCCGCGGTGAAACCATCGGTCCAGCACTCTTCGAGGCTATCGAACATTCTAAGATTGCAGTCGTTGTATTCTCCAAAAACTACGCAGATTCATCGTGGTGTCTTGATGAACTTTCACATATTATGAGGTGTAGAGATGAGAATGGGCTGATTGTTATGCCCATATTCTATGATGTGGAACCCTCGGATGTGAGAAAACAAAAAAGGAAGTTTTGA